From Butyricimonas paravirosa, one genomic window encodes:
- a CDS encoding helix-turn-helix transcriptional regulator yields the protein MAVQELNNKIKVYRAMKNISQEELAVAIGVTRKTINTIETGKFVPSTIIALKIARYFKVSVEDIFELDNGIVE from the coding sequence ATGGCTGTTCAGGAATTAAATAATAAAATAAAAGTGTATCGGGCAATGAAAAATATAAGTCAGGAGGAATTGGCCGTTGCTATAGGGGTTACTCGTAAAACGATTAACACGATAGAAACGGGTAAATTCGTTCCCTCTACAATAATTGCGTTAAAAATAGCCCGGTATTTTAAGGTATCCGTGGAGGATATTTTTGAACTTGATAATGGGATTGTTGAGTAA